The Hippoglossus hippoglossus isolate fHipHip1 chromosome 16, fHipHip1.pri, whole genome shotgun sequence genomic sequence tttaaacattcacaATTCATGAAgtctattaaaaaaatgtctaaaaacactGAGATGCTCATCAAACTTTTCCAGGGTCCAAAGTGACGTCTTAAAATGTCTGGTTTTGTCTGATCAACAGTCAACAACCAAAAATGTTCAGTTTAAATTAGATAAAAGCAGAAAATTATCTTGTGAGAATCTAATCCAAACAGCTACTTTGGTATTTTACTTGACAAACTATGTGATTAACTTTCTGTCGGtggattaaacattttttttcatttgtgtatcCTGTTGTAAACTCGTTATTTTTAAAGTTGTCTGGAGATAACAATCATGGATGGTAACCTTTAAGTTAATATctgcaaaagaaagaaatgttttatcttattCAATTTGTTTGCTGAAATCACCAAAGATTACCAGAGTCAGAGTTCGGCCCATGATGCATTTCCtcaggatgatgatgatctcGGGAGACGTGGTGACTTGATCGTCGTATCTGAATCCATTATAGTCATGTCTACACATCCACCACAAGTCCATGTCTGCCATGTTGATGCTGTAGAGTACGATGGCTGTTATGGCGAAAGCAACTCCCGTCATGTTCAGAATCACATTGATGCTGACCTAGAAAACAAGTCTCGTCAGTTTTGCAACCAAatggaaaacagacacaaaaccacaGCAACTTCAGCATCCAGCGCTTTCAAGGAATTCTTGGGACTTCTGTGACATCACATGTAGCATGGACAAAATAATCTGTAATTACATTTATCTtaatataaaaagaagaaatagagagaggacaataaagtaaaagaagTCCTTGTAAGATAACGTGagggttttataaatctgaaataCTCACCAGACACAGACTGGGGAACTTCTCCGAGAGAATGCACATCACACCGAATAAAATAAActagagaggagacagagaaatcTTAGAAATTCACtcttacacacaaaacaccacataAAAATGCATTTGGCAGAATGCACGGCACAAGAAAATCTCTATGGCTGAACAGCTCAGAGGACAAAACAGTTAATCCAACAAAAGCTTACTCACCAGTACTGCCATCCAAACAGGAAAGCAGTTTTCGTCCATTTGCCTTCCAGAGCCACTTCCACTCGTCAGGAGAATCACTCCGAGGCCAATGTTGAGCAAACCAATCATAATGTGCAGAGCCTGCGGAGCAGGAAACGCAGTTTGAACACGACTTCAAACATCTGTACAGTTACCACACGTAGCTTCGTGGTATTTTAAACGAACATATGATTGTAATGTGATGAGCACAATACTGAGCAGCTTTTGGCCGAGAGCAATGATATTTAGTCTTCagtgtctttttgttttataagaccagtcaaatgttttcatttttaaataaaatcagagaggaaagaaaagatgcttcataaaaagaagaaactaaAAAGTTACAGCTCAAGTTCTCAGAGAAACGTAGAACAGACGTTTGCAGAGCAAATCCTGCAGACAAAGGTAAAGGTTGTAACTCACCCCAAGTACTGACTGAGACATTCTCTGAACCGTCCTCAGCTGCTCGGACACAGTGCAGCACACTGGGCTGTAGCAGAGGGACTTGACGATTTGGCACAGTGGCGGACAGGGACTTTGGGAGTCAAAGGTCATAGTGAACACAGTGACCCCCTCGCCTTTGGTCATGGAGACAGACATCCTTCCTGAGACTGAGACAAAAGACAAGACGGTATATGAACTTTAATTATGAAACCATAACATGTTAATCatcacctggtggctggttgcagtacaGAATATTGATGTTGATAAATTCGTTTTGCATTTGCAGTTTGTTAGCAATGTTGGAAACAAAATTATACAAGGAGGCTGGTGGGAAATTATCCGGAAGATGTCGGGAgaaactgactctgacatttgcattctcacatactggaacatttcaggaaaaagTCCATtaagatgatgttttttttatcttaagtGCACAAGATACTAACTTTTTCCCACAAGAGAATAACTTGTGTGCACAAGACAAATAATATCTTTTGGGAGAATGACAGATcctgagaaaagatgttttcattgATACAGAGACAACATGTAACCACCAGATACAGAAACAGAACGAAATAGATTTAATTgaaaatcaaaataaacaaataggaCTGAAATGATGATATAATATAAGAATGTGAGAGATATACGAGGAGAAACCTTAAGTGCAGaaaaatgatattaataatatttggttctgatgatgatatttataatataatttagtTCGTATcatgatatttacatttaaattacttagttctgatgatgatgttgtgaactATGAGTTCATTATGTT encodes the following:
- the LOC117776281 gene encoding uncharacterized protein LOC117776281 isoform X1; protein product: MSVSMTKGEGVTVFTMTFDSQSPCPPLCQIVKSLCYSPVCCTVSEQLRTVQRMSQSVLGALHIMIGLLNIGLGVILLTSGSGSGRQMDENCFPVWMAVLFILFGVMCILSEKFPSLCLVSINVILNMTGVAFAITAIVLYSINMADMDLWWMCRHDYNGFRYDDQVTTSPEIIIILRKCIMGRTLTLILLRGINGVLIVLSALELCVSISSVVLGIKALRSWDKRGNEILFLPQKTDDLEQHKPLLEEFTA
- the LOC117776281 gene encoding uncharacterized protein LOC117776281 isoform X2, which codes for MSVSMTKGEGVTVFTMTFDSQSPCPPLCQIVKSLCYSPVCCTVSEQLRTVQRMSQSVLGALHIMIGLLNIGLGVILLTSGSGSGRQMDENCFPVWMAVLFILFGVMCILSEKFPSLCLVSINVILNMTGVAFAITAIVLYSINMADMDLWWMCRHDYNGFRYDDQVTTSPEIIIILRKCIMGRTLTLILLRGINGVLIVLSALELCVSISSVVLGIKALRSWDKRGNEKTDDLEQHKPLLEEFTA